One window of the Paenibacillus beijingensis genome contains the following:
- a CDS encoding AI-2E family transporter: MLSFYQKYWRTAFDIALIALTVYLIMLVFSFLYRIATPIFFSFVIFMMIEPLARRLNRLGLKKLIASALSILLFSTVILGLFFGAGYIVVREATGLADRLPEYRQLLNVQIAEGSAFLQSKIHALPPGMLDKLNDYIGSVTDWGQKVAKGFLFRLAGYLSSFSAFIFNFAVGIILAYFLSIEIGDWKKLAREKTPRTFKKAFTFLRKNVFSGISAYLKAQLKLITLTFVIIFVSLLLLGVDNALTVAVLSAVFDVLPLLGVGTVFIPWIVYLFIVGHVSLGIWLTALFVVVVLTRQILEPKITGDTLGVSAFTMLSFMVVSLSLFGVSGVILSPVLMILIKALYDQGYLKRWISAPKGEYDAAPATVKPTQEQNGG, translated from the coding sequence ATGCTAAGCTTTTATCAAAAATATTGGCGGACCGCTTTCGATATTGCGCTCATCGCCCTGACGGTATACTTGATCATGCTCGTATTCAGCTTTCTGTACCGGATCGCGACACCGATCTTTTTCTCTTTTGTCATCTTTATGATGATCGAGCCGCTCGCACGCCGCTTGAACCGCCTCGGGCTGAAGAAGTTGATCGCTTCGGCGTTATCGATTCTGCTGTTCTCGACCGTCATTCTCGGCTTGTTTTTTGGGGCGGGGTATATCGTTGTGCGGGAAGCGACCGGCCTGGCCGACAGGCTGCCGGAATACCGACAATTGCTGAATGTGCAAATCGCCGAAGGCTCCGCCTTCCTACAATCGAAAATTCATGCTCTGCCGCCCGGCATGCTGGATAAACTGAACGACTATATCGGCTCCGTCACCGACTGGGGACAAAAAGTAGCGAAAGGCTTTCTGTTCCGGCTGGCCGGTTACCTGTCTTCGTTCTCCGCTTTCATCTTTAATTTCGCGGTCGGGATCATACTGGCCTATTTCCTCAGTATCGAAATCGGGGACTGGAAGAAGCTGGCACGAGAAAAAACGCCCCGGACGTTCAAAAAGGCGTTCACTTTCCTGCGTAAAAATGTTTTTTCCGGGATCAGCGCCTACTTGAAAGCGCAGCTGAAGCTGATTACGCTGACGTTTGTCATTATATTCGTCTCGCTGCTGCTGCTCGGCGTGGACAACGCGCTCACGGTTGCCGTATTGTCGGCCGTGTTCGATGTGCTGCCGCTGCTTGGGGTCGGCACGGTGTTCATTCCGTGGATCGTCTATCTTTTTATTGTGGGCCACGTATCGCTCGGCATTTGGCTGACGGCGCTGTTCGTTGTCGTTGTGCTTACCCGGCAAATTTTGGAACCGAAAATTACAGGAGATACGCTCGGCGTATCGGCATTCACGATGCTGTCGTTCATGGTCGTCTCGCTGTCCTTGTTCGGCGTGTCCGGCGTCATTTTGTCTCCGGTGCTGATGATTCTGATCAAAGCACTATACGATCAAGGCTACCTGAAACGGTGGATATCCGCTCCCAAAGGAGAATACGACGCCGCCCCCGCAACCGTTAAGCCGACGCAGGAGCAAAACGGCGGCTAG
- a CDS encoding methyl-accepting chemotaxis protein: MKMSKQYKTAEPKQQTGQPNVASEAPSERKSQFLGAASKIKLRNPFKSVGSKLFIIIFSSILFCVLAVGVSSYNLSRQIISNKVSDSSLGTIEQMSKSVNLVMNNIETRSMQFITDPQYKSAVANFALSSGQSESDRYLASINLTNLLQSIQLSDGKLQNIYLLPVDNKGDDFLVGTNQLDMKAVRQTQWYKEAMEGAGAPVWTSTQINGFDGKGFTPTLGLARALRNFNTGTPVFVLLIEVKTETLKAQFDGVNLGAGSKIQLLDGANNILIDSADEKMVGKPAFEVLGAQNSKEASGKINTDTPDGEELIVYNTLDSSDWRLAGLIPVDQLVKDAGKIFWMTLVMAGVAALLALLIGFMVIRNIAKPLNKLSQLMNEGKEGNLSVRASVKSKDEIGQLAASFNEMMVQITALVDQTRESASQVLLTAGELSDVSKQTAISAREIAVATEEIATGATSLAVEAERGSDLTGGIESRMKQVITANDEMGVSAHEVERASQQGTTYMNGLIEKTGLTEQMTRSMVEKVDHLKESTGSIRKILDVLNNLTKQTNILSLNATIEAARAGAAGKGFMVVADEIRQLADQSRQSINVVAEITEKIQREIDETVGVLSEAYPLFQQQIGAVKEANQIFLSVQSQMTSFVERLESVTESIGGLDESQSRLTIAMSNVSAVAQQSSATSEQVASLSTEQLGISDGLVKLSDKLEMLSKGLQGSLLRFKV; this comes from the coding sequence ATGAAAATGTCCAAGCAATATAAGACAGCTGAGCCGAAGCAGCAAACCGGACAGCCGAACGTTGCATCCGAAGCGCCATCCGAACGCAAATCGCAGTTTCTCGGCGCTGCCTCCAAAATTAAACTGAGGAATCCGTTTAAATCGGTCGGTTCCAAATTGTTTATCATTATTTTTTCCAGCATTTTATTTTGTGTTCTCGCTGTCGGCGTATCGTCGTACAACCTCTCCAGACAAATTATTTCCAATAAAGTGTCCGACAGCAGTCTCGGTACGATTGAACAAATGAGCAAAAGCGTCAATTTGGTGATGAACAATATTGAAACCCGCTCCATGCAGTTTATTACGGATCCGCAATATAAGAGCGCAGTGGCCAATTTCGCTCTTTCTTCCGGCCAGTCCGAATCGGACCGGTATTTGGCTTCCATCAATTTGACAAACCTTTTGCAATCGATCCAGCTGAGCGACGGCAAACTGCAAAACATTTATCTGCTTCCGGTTGATAATAAAGGCGACGATTTTTTGGTCGGAACGAATCAGCTGGACATGAAGGCAGTCCGCCAAACGCAGTGGTATAAGGAGGCGATGGAAGGTGCCGGAGCTCCCGTATGGACATCGACGCAGATTAACGGCTTCGACGGCAAAGGCTTTACACCGACGCTCGGGTTAGCCCGGGCGCTTCGAAATTTCAATACGGGCACTCCGGTTTTTGTGCTGCTGATTGAAGTGAAAACGGAAACGCTGAAAGCACAGTTCGACGGCGTAAATTTGGGAGCGGGCAGCAAAATTCAACTGCTGGACGGTGCCAACAATATTTTGATCGACAGCGCGGACGAAAAAATGGTCGGAAAACCGGCTTTTGAAGTGCTGGGAGCCCAGAACAGCAAAGAAGCTTCGGGCAAAATCAATACCGATACGCCCGATGGTGAAGAACTAATCGTGTACAACACGCTCGATTCGTCCGATTGGAGGCTTGCCGGATTAATTCCGGTCGATCAGCTCGTTAAAGACGCAGGAAAAATATTTTGGATGACGCTCGTGATGGCGGGAGTTGCAGCGCTGTTGGCGCTGCTCATCGGTTTTATGGTGATCCGGAATATTGCCAAGCCGCTTAACAAGCTCAGTCAATTAATGAACGAAGGCAAAGAAGGCAATTTGTCCGTCCGGGCTTCCGTGAAATCAAAAGATGAAATCGGCCAGCTGGCTGCCAGCTTCAATGAGATGATGGTGCAAATTACGGCACTCGTCGATCAGACGCGGGAGTCCGCGTCCCAGGTGCTGCTTACCGCCGGCGAATTGTCGGACGTATCGAAACAAACGGCGATTTCGGCCAGGGAAATTGCGGTTGCGACCGAAGAGATTGCAACGGGAGCGACCAGTCTCGCCGTCGAAGCCGAACGGGGCAGCGATTTGACGGGCGGAATCGAATCGAGAATGAAGCAGGTTATTACGGCCAACGACGAAATGGGCGTATCCGCCCACGAAGTGGAACGCGCATCACAGCAGGGCACCACTTATATGAACGGCTTGATCGAAAAGACGGGATTGACGGAGCAAATGACGCGCAGCATGGTGGAGAAGGTGGACCACCTGAAGGAAAGCACGGGCTCAATCCGCAAAATTTTGGATGTGCTCAACAATTTGACGAAGCAAACGAATATTTTATCGTTGAATGCGACGATCGAGGCGGCGCGCGCGGGTGCGGCCGGCAAAGGGTTTATGGTCGTTGCGGATGAAATCCGCCAGCTGGCCGACCAGTCGCGGCAGTCAATCAATGTGGTGGCCGAAATAACGGAGAAAATACAGAGAGAAATCGACGAGACGGTAGGCGTACTATCGGAAGCTTACCCGCTCTTCCAGCAGCAGATCGGAGCGGTTAAGGAAGCGAACCAAATCTTCTTATCGGTACAGTCTCAAATGACGAGCTTTGTAGAGCGTCTGGAATCCGTTACGGAATCGATCGGCGGGCTGGACGAATCGCAGTCCCGGCTCACGATTGCAATGAGCAACGTCAGCGCTGTTGCCCAGCAGTCGTCGGCGACGTCGGAACAAGTGGCTTCGCTCAGCACGGAGCAGCTCGGCATCAGCGATGGACTCGTAAAATTGTCCGATAAGCTGGAGATGTTGTCCAAAGGATTGCAAGGATCCTTATTGCGGTTTAAAGTATAA
- a CDS encoding urease subunit gamma, giving the protein MQLTEREKEKLMITVAADLARRRLNRGVKLNYPESIALITSEIMEGARDGLTVAQLMEFGTQILKRDQVMEGVPEMIHEVQVEATFPDGTKLVTVHHPIAH; this is encoded by the coding sequence TTGCAGCTTACCGAGCGCGAGAAAGAAAAACTGATGATTACCGTTGCCGCTGATCTGGCCCGCAGAAGGCTGAACCGCGGCGTGAAATTAAATTATCCGGAAAGCATAGCGCTGATTACCTCGGAGATTATGGAAGGGGCGCGGGACGGACTGACCGTTGCCCAACTGATGGAATTTGGAACGCAGATCTTAAAGCGCGACCAGGTCATGGAAGGCGTGCCGGAAATGATTCATGAGGTACAAGTCGAGGCCACGTTTCCGGACGGGACGAAGCTGGTCACCGTACACCATCCGATCGCGCACTGA
- the ilvD gene encoding dihydroxy-acid dehydratase, translating to MSAKKMRSDMIKKGFDRAPHRSLLRAAGVKEEDFDKPFIAVCNSYIDIVPGHVHLQEFGKIVKEAIREAGGVPFEFNTIGVDDGIAMGHIGMRYSLASREIIADSVETVVNAHWFDGIVCIPNCDKITPGMMMGALRVNIPTVVVSGGPMKAGRTSDGRAISLTSVFEGVGQYMAGKIDDIGLKELEQFGCPTCGSCSGMFTANSMNCLAEALGLALPGNGTILAVDEKRKEFVKESARQLMKLIEMDLRPRDIVTPEAIDNAFALDMAMGGSTNTVLHTLALAHEAGIEYPIARINEVANRVPHLSKLAPASDIHMEDVYRAGGVSAVLNELLKKEGALHTECITVTGKTIRENVEGVEASDRHVVRPIDDPHSERGGLAVLFGNLAPNGAIIKVGAVDKSVGGYHRGPAICFNSQDEVLEGLSQGKVKEGHVVVIRYEGPKGGPGMPEMLAPTSQIVGMGLGAKVGLITDGRFSGASRGISIGHISPEAAEGGPIAFVHDGDMIELDMNNRTITLEISDEEMAKRREAWTGFEPKVKKGYLARYSHLVTSASTGGVMKF from the coding sequence ATGTCGGCAAAAAAAATGCGTTCAGACATGATTAAGAAGGGCTTCGACCGTGCGCCTCACCGCAGTTTGCTGCGCGCCGCCGGCGTTAAGGAAGAAGATTTTGACAAGCCGTTCATCGCGGTTTGCAATTCGTATATTGATATTGTACCGGGTCACGTGCATCTTCAGGAATTCGGTAAAATTGTAAAGGAAGCGATCCGCGAGGCAGGCGGCGTTCCGTTTGAGTTCAATACAATCGGCGTCGATGACGGGATTGCGATGGGACACATCGGCATGCGCTACTCGCTGGCCAGCCGCGAAATCATTGCCGACTCCGTAGAGACGGTCGTTAATGCGCACTGGTTCGACGGTATAGTCTGTATTCCGAACTGCGACAAAATTACGCCGGGCATGATGATGGGTGCGCTGCGCGTCAACATCCCGACCGTCGTCGTCAGCGGCGGACCGATGAAAGCCGGCCGCACGAGCGACGGACGGGCGATCTCGCTGACGTCCGTATTCGAAGGCGTCGGCCAATACATGGCCGGCAAAATCGACGATATCGGCCTAAAAGAGCTCGAGCAGTTCGGCTGTCCGACCTGCGGCTCCTGCTCCGGCATGTTCACCGCCAACTCGATGAACTGTCTCGCCGAAGCGCTCGGCCTTGCGCTTCCGGGCAACGGCACCATCCTGGCCGTCGACGAGAAACGGAAAGAATTCGTCAAGGAATCCGCACGCCAGCTGATGAAGCTGATCGAGATGGATCTGCGTCCGCGCGACATCGTTACGCCGGAAGCGATCGACAACGCGTTTGCGCTCGATATGGCGATGGGCGGCTCGACGAATACCGTGCTGCACACGCTTGCGCTCGCTCACGAAGCCGGCATCGAATATCCGATCGCCCGCATCAACGAAGTAGCCAACCGCGTGCCGCATCTGTCCAAGCTGGCTCCGGCCTCCGACATTCATATGGAGGACGTTTACCGTGCCGGCGGCGTTAGCGCAGTTCTTAACGAGCTGCTGAAAAAAGAAGGCGCGCTGCACACCGAATGTATCACCGTAACGGGCAAGACGATCCGTGAAAACGTCGAAGGCGTTGAAGCGAGCGACCGCCACGTCGTCCGTCCGATCGACGATCCGCACAGCGAGCGCGGCGGCCTGGCTGTTCTGTTCGGCAACCTGGCCCCGAACGGCGCGATCATCAAGGTAGGCGCGGTCGACAAATCCGTAGGCGGCTACCACCGCGGTCCGGCGATCTGCTTTAACTCGCAGGATGAAGTGCTTGAAGGGCTTTCTCAAGGCAAAGTTAAAGAAGGCCACGTCGTCGTTATCCGCTACGAAGGCCCTAAAGGCGGACCCGGCATGCCGGAAATGCTCGCTCCGACATCGCAAATCGTCGGCATGGGCCTGGGCGCCAAAGTCGGCCTGATCACCGACGGACGCTTCTCCGGCGCATCGCGCGGCATCAGCATCGGCCACATTTCTCCGGAAGCGGCCGAAGGCGGTCCGATCGCTTTCGTCCATGACGGCGACATGATCGAGCTGGATATGAACAACCGCACGATCACGCTCGAAATCAGCGACGAAGAAATGGCGAAGCGGCGCGAAGCTTGGACAGGCTTTGAACCGAAAGTGAAAAAAGGCTACCTTGCCCGCTATTCCCACCTTGTCACATCGGCCAGCACGGGCGGCGTGATGAAGTTTTAA
- a CDS encoding peptidoglycan D,D-transpeptidase FtsI family protein: MRQRIVLVSGMIALFMLVFICRLAWLQLAPQPANGQAARGRSGLAVSQRERTLLLDSGRGDLYDRSGIALTGQSYEALALFPVNRKQRGSASQIGKLAAVLGVGKGDLAAELERLREPQFWKAKGSKVPMPLTNEQVKRLKRLRLNGIVVLPYRNRYPENEAGIHALGYVSENPERLKQLYTKKLGKGEAHIDDLIGGAGLEWSLEKLLRGSGSAAVSFFTDGADNPLRGLDMRLTQPDNPYYPLKVTTTLDLPLQRELERYLKRQGLTQGAVVVLDARSADIVSMISLPELDPLKIGRPGTDASNHAVKAYPPGSVFKLVTEAAALEAGVTDEREAFHCSGEYGRYGLSDAKRGGHGTLTLREGLAQSCNIVFATIAERLQEKQLLKAADQLGIGRRIGWSLAGKRDHEDTLRGPLRLLWEEEAGEVFAGGGLPADHDGGRLAQSGIGQRDVKMTPLQAANLVVTLLHRGHVLQPRLVKEIRYANGQRMAALSAHEAPSRYGRISPATAKALLRGMEAVVDHGTGRSIRAGVWKLAGKSGTAQIGRAEAADARNHQWFVGYGPVSAPRYAVAVLAENRPAGSANLAAKLFRGVMDILSAGS, from the coding sequence ATGCGGCAGCGCATCGTACTCGTAAGCGGAATGATAGCACTATTCATGCTCGTCTTTATATGCCGGCTTGCCTGGCTGCAGCTCGCCCCGCAGCCGGCAAATGGACAAGCCGCGCGCGGGCGAAGCGGACTTGCCGTTTCACAGCGGGAGCGCACGCTGCTTCTGGACAGCGGCCGGGGCGATTTGTACGACCGCAGCGGGATCGCGCTGACAGGGCAGTCGTACGAGGCGCTGGCGCTGTTTCCGGTTAACCGGAAGCAGCGCGGCAGCGCTTCGCAGATCGGCAAGCTTGCCGCAGTATTGGGCGTTGGCAAAGGCGATTTGGCGGCCGAGCTGGAGCGGCTGCGGGAGCCGCAATTTTGGAAGGCGAAGGGATCGAAGGTACCGATGCCCTTGACTAACGAGCAGGTAAAGCGATTGAAGCGTTTACGCCTGAACGGTATCGTCGTCCTTCCTTACCGGAACCGTTACCCGGAGAACGAAGCCGGCATTCACGCGCTTGGATATGTAAGCGAAAATCCGGAACGTCTGAAACAGCTGTACACGAAGAAGCTCGGGAAAGGGGAAGCGCATATCGACGATCTTATCGGAGGGGCGGGACTCGAATGGTCGCTGGAAAAGCTGCTGCGCGGCAGCGGTTCGGCTGCCGTTTCCTTTTTTACAGACGGTGCGGACAATCCGCTGCGCGGGCTCGATATGCGGCTGACGCAGCCGGACAACCCTTACTACCCGCTCAAGGTGACAACGACGCTCGATCTGCCGCTGCAGCGGGAGCTGGAACGTTACTTGAAGCGGCAGGGACTTACGCAAGGGGCGGTTGTCGTGCTGGATGCGCGCAGCGCCGACATCGTATCGATGATCTCGCTGCCTGAGCTGGACCCGCTGAAGATCGGCCGGCCCGGAACGGACGCGTCCAATCATGCCGTCAAGGCCTATCCGCCCGGCTCCGTATTCAAGCTGGTAACGGAAGCGGCCGCGCTGGAAGCGGGGGTGACCGATGAGCGGGAAGCGTTTCACTGCAGCGGCGAATACGGTCGTTACGGGCTTTCGGATGCGAAGCGGGGCGGGCACGGGACGTTGACGCTGCGGGAAGGATTGGCGCAATCGTGCAATATCGTGTTCGCTACGATAGCGGAGCGGCTGCAGGAAAAGCAGCTGCTGAAGGCGGCGGATCAGCTCGGCATCGGCCGCCGTATCGGATGGAGTCTGGCTGGAAAACGCGATCATGAAGACACGCTGCGGGGACCTCTTCGTCTGTTGTGGGAGGAAGAAGCGGGAGAAGTGTTTGCGGGCGGCGGACTGCCTGCCGATCATGACGGGGGCAGGCTTGCGCAAAGCGGCATCGGCCAGCGGGACGTGAAGATGACGCCGCTGCAGGCGGCGAATCTGGTCGTAACGCTGCTGCACCGCGGGCATGTCCTTCAGCCGCGTCTTGTTAAGGAAATCCGCTATGCCAACGGTCAGCGGATGGCAGCCCTCTCCGCGCATGAAGCGCCTTCGCGCTACGGCCGGATTTCGCCGGCTACGGCAAAGGCGCTGCTGCGCGGCATGGAGGCCGTCGTCGACCATGGGACAGGCCGGTCGATACGCGCCGGAGTCTGGAAGCTGGCCGGCAAATCCGGCACGGCCCAGATCGGTAGGGCGGAGGCGGCAGACGCCCGGAACCATCAATGGTTTGTCGGCTACGGGCCGGTGAGCGCCCCGCGTTATGCCGTGGCGGTGCTGGCGGAGAACCGGCCGGCCGGCAGCGCCAACCTGGCGGCGAAGCTGTTCCGCGGCGTGATGGATATTTTGTCCGCCGGCAGCTAG
- the ureB gene encoding urease subunit beta, which translates to MIPGEYRTREGSIELNAGRSTMELIVVNTGDRPVQVGSHFHFFEVNRALDFDREQAFGMRLHIPAGTAVRFEPGEEKPVVLVELGGNKISYGLSGIASGPAVRGGMSEEVRARLAAWKGETS; encoded by the coding sequence ATGATTCCAGGCGAATACCGGACGCGCGAGGGCAGCATCGAGCTGAACGCGGGCCGCAGCACCATGGAGCTGATCGTTGTCAATACGGGCGACCGGCCGGTCCAGGTCGGATCGCACTTTCATTTTTTTGAAGTGAACCGCGCTCTTGATTTCGACCGCGAGCAGGCATTTGGGATGAGGCTTCACATCCCCGCCGGGACGGCGGTCAGATTCGAGCCGGGCGAAGAGAAGCCGGTTGTGCTGGTCGAGCTCGGCGGCAACAAAATTTCATACGGCCTAAGCGGCATCGCGAGTGGACCGGCCGTCCGCGGCGGGATGAGCGAAGAGGTGCGGGCGCGTCTCGCGGCTTGGAAAGGGGAGACATCATGA
- a CDS encoding VOC family protein: MISQVGQIMLYVNNQDEARDFWTEKVGFSVISEENNGQGMRWIEIAPTKGAETSIVLHNKEFVAKMSPGLNLGTPSLMFFSENLDQLHGDLSNKNVKVGEIVNMPSGRVFNFADHEENYFAVMEKK, translated from the coding sequence ATGATAAGTCAAGTTGGTCAAATTATGTTGTATGTAAATAACCAAGATGAGGCGCGAGATTTTTGGACCGAAAAAGTAGGATTTAGTGTCATTTCGGAAGAAAATAACGGTCAAGGAATGAGATGGATTGAAATTGCTCCGACTAAGGGTGCAGAAACAAGCATCGTTCTCCATAATAAGGAATTCGTTGCAAAAATGTCACCCGGATTAAACCTCGGTACGCCTTCCTTAATGTTTTTTTCGGAAAATCTCGATCAATTACATGGCGACTTATCGAATAAAAATGTCAAAGTCGGAGAAATTGTAAACATGCCTTCCGGAAGAGTATTTAACTTTGCCGATCATGAAGAAAATTACTTTGCTGTAATGGAGAAAAAGTAA
- a CDS encoding polysaccharide deacetylase family protein, producing the protein MENLLLWGFYLLTFYAFLPGLVSRTFGFKVFKKGRTEREIALTFDDGPDPVYTPQLLDLLARYDAKATFFVVGAHAELQPELLRRMRDEGHVIGIHNYVHKSNWLMRPSTVKKQIRRTCDIIREATGERASYYRPPWGIVNLFDFSNLGYLKIILWSSLFGDWRIRLGADRLGKRIMKKLNPGEVLLLHDCGQTWGADPDAPANMLKALEACLIEGLRRGYRFVHIEEMIALTERNKPLHTGLGKRLLVGLWMLWESAFHVLFRLKPVSGGADEPAFHYRMTTYGGPPVKLEDGVTLSKGDPIAELHFDNRMLQNVARHSSSPLGVAIHLLRVMEKALPLLASSLLADPKAENIRAVYGITMIHRGASRLGFDVVELPENWFARISRIYLRLLFRILTSNRAPRKKRSAGAGGTKNSMSPRMLLMSRERILRFASPLDFTDEECRRSVQTQELPAGGTVAESASVSSTSTVH; encoded by the coding sequence ATGGAGAATTTGCTGCTGTGGGGATTCTACTTGCTGACGTTTTATGCTTTTCTCCCGGGATTGGTAAGCCGGACTTTCGGATTCAAGGTGTTTAAGAAAGGACGCACGGAGCGGGAAATCGCGCTCACGTTTGACGATGGGCCAGACCCCGTCTATACGCCGCAGCTGCTTGACCTTCTTGCGCGCTATGACGCGAAAGCGACTTTTTTTGTCGTCGGCGCTCACGCCGAGCTTCAACCCGAGCTTCTGCGACGGATGCGGGACGAAGGACACGTCATTGGGATTCACAACTATGTGCACAAGTCCAATTGGCTCATGCGTCCATCGACCGTGAAGAAACAAATCAGGCGCACATGTGACATTATCCGGGAAGCGACCGGCGAACGCGCCTCGTATTACCGGCCTCCATGGGGAATTGTCAATTTGTTTGACTTCTCCAATCTCGGGTATTTAAAAATCATTTTATGGTCCTCGTTGTTCGGAGACTGGCGGATCCGGCTGGGCGCCGATCGACTCGGCAAGAGGATCATGAAGAAACTGAACCCCGGTGAAGTGCTGCTGCTTCACGATTGCGGCCAGACCTGGGGAGCGGACCCGGATGCCCCGGCCAACATGCTGAAGGCGCTGGAAGCCTGCCTGATCGAAGGCCTCCGCCGCGGGTACCGGTTCGTGCACATCGAGGAGATGATTGCATTGACCGAACGGAACAAGCCTCTTCATACGGGACTCGGCAAACGGCTTCTGGTCGGGTTATGGATGCTATGGGAAAGCGCGTTTCACGTTCTTTTCCGGCTCAAGCCGGTCTCCGGCGGGGCCGATGAGCCGGCCTTCCATTACAGGATGACGACATATGGCGGACCGCCGGTTAAGCTGGAGGACGGCGTTACCCTTTCGAAAGGCGATCCGATCGCCGAGCTGCACTTCGATAACCGGATGCTGCAAAATGTCGCCCGTCATTCCTCATCTCCGCTTGGAGTCGCCATACACTTGCTCCGGGTTATGGAGAAAGCGCTCCCTCTGCTGGCGTCCAGTTTGCTGGCGGACCCGAAAGCGGAAAACATAAGGGCGGTCTACGGTATTACGATGATTCACCGCGGCGCCAGCCGGCTTGGGTTTGACGTCGTGGAGCTGCCCGAAAACTGGTTCGCCCGGATATCGCGCATCTATTTGCGGCTGTTATTCCGGATTTTGACGAGCAACCGCGCACCCCGGAAGAAAAGGAGTGCAGGCGCTGGCGGCACCAAGAATTCCATGTCGCCGCGTATGCTGCTGATGTCCAGAGAACGCATCCTTCGCTTTGCCTCGCCCCTCGACTTCACGGATGAGGAATGCCGCCGCTCCGTCCAAACGCAGGAGCTTCCTGCAGGGGGAACGGTCGCGGAGAGCGCGTCAGTAAGCAGTACGTCAACCGTTCATTAA